In Candidatus Obscuribacterales bacterium, the genomic window ACTTGCTGCGCGGTGGTATCTAAAATGGCCTGAACATCTAAGGATGCCAAAATTTGGGAGGACAACCCGGTCATGAGGCGATCGCGCTCCGCCTGCACCTGAATGGTTTGGGTGCGCTCTGCCACCTGCCGCTCCAGTTCCACCGCCCGAATTTCTAACAGCGAAATCCGCTCTGCTTCTAAGCGGGTTACCTTTTTCTCTAGCACCTCTGCTAGGTTGTAGAGCTCTAGGGGGTTAAAAACCTGCAGCAAGCTGCTTTGGGTGACAATGCCCAGCAACTCTCCCTGCTCTCCGGCCACGATGACCCGGCGAATCCACTGCTGTTCCATCACCTTCTGCACCGTCCACAGAGATTCTGTGGGCGTGATGGTAAACACCGGACTACTCATCACCTCCCGGGCTAAGGTTGTGGGTAAATTGAGCTCTAGGGCTTGAAACTGGACAAGATCACGCTCGGTTAGCAGCCCTACTGCTCGGTGAAAGGGGGCATCAGCACTACCGCCAGGGATAGTAATCACCACGGAACTCACCCGCCGCTCGGTCATCAGACGAGCAATTTCTAGCATGGAACTGTCGGGTGAGGCACGGAGTACTGACGAGGTCATCACTTCCTGCACCATCCGCAACCGTAGTAAATCTACAGGGCGAGTCAGTTGTCGTAGGCTTTCATGGGTGACAAGGCCAATTAGGCAATCCTGATCGTCCACGATGGGCACGTGGCGAATGCGATGCTGTTGTAACAGGTTGATGGTGGTGAACAAATCTATCAGATCTGATTCCCGCAGGGTGATCACCGGCTGAGTCATCACCTGGGCAATGGGCAACTGATCGAGAGGCTGCTGCTGGGCACTGAGACGCACAACATCTCGCTCAGTTAAGATACCCACCACCCGATCCTGATCCACTACGACCACACAACTGGAACGGGCCTCTATGTGCAGGGTATCGCCTGGGGATTGCCCGCGATCAGAACTGCACTGGGCGCGCACCCCACTCATGGCTGCGATCGCAGCCTGCACCGTCGTGTTAATGGATACAGCTAACGGCTTTTGAACCGTTGCTGCGGTTAAGTTCGTATGGACAAAACTAACCGGATGACTACACATGAAGGGGGTACCGTCAAGAATAAAAGCTCTTTCTACTATAGCCAGGCGTAATCTAGGAGAAACCTCAATGTTTTGAGTAAAAGTTGTAATTTATCTAAACATTTCTGAGGCTAAACGTCTCAACGGCACGTTAACGATTCACAACACTAATGATTCATCGCACTCATCGATGATGCCGTCATGGTTTTGAACCTCAAGGCATTGAATTTACCGTAACTTGAGTTTGGGATAAGCTGAAAGCTTCATTCTCTCGTGGACTAAGATCTTGATTTTTTCAGGCAACACGTTGAAAAATCTCCTTAACCCGAACTGATGTTACCGTATGGACGATGTCACTCCATGACTATAGCGTAGAGAACTTAGCTTGCGCATCCTATCGGATCAGTTCTAGCTTTAGGCCGTTTCTAGCCAGTCAAAAATACTGTCGAGCTGCTCTAGAGTCACCAAACCATATTGCCAAAGCACCATGGGCAACAGGTGAGGAAGTTGCCCATTCAATTGTCGCAGAGCAGTGGCGATCGCTGCATCGGAAAGGTCAAGGTCAGCTTGGAGGAAGCGAATAAGTTTGGATTGAAGGGGATTCATGGGAGGGGCCGTCAGAACTAAGGCTAGTATAGGTAGGTTTGTAGCGCAGGAGTAGGGGGAAGATACGGTTTTAGTCCCAATAATAATTTTATATCTCCGTATATTTCTGTAGAAACTTTTGCCTCAATAGATACCATGCTATGTTTCCTGCAAGTCGTTACATCAGCGATACACTTCGTAATAGCTGACGATGGAGATCTAGGTACATGACAGAACAACGCCTCCAACACCGAGATGGCGATTACGATGTGGTGATCATTGGCAGCGGCATTGGTGGGCTAGTGGCAGGGGCGCTGCTGGCTCGCTATGGCAAGTCGGTGGTGGTTTGTGAAAGCCACAGCATTGCCGGTGGGGCAGCCCATAGCTTTGAGCGTCAGGGCTTTCAGTTCGACTCGGGGCCGTCTTTTTACTGTGGGCTGGGCGATCGCGCCTCCATCAATCCGCTCCGTCAGGTTCTGGATGTTCTGGGTGAATCCTTAGAGGCGATCGCCTATGACCCGCTGGGGCATTACCATTTTCCCGATAGGACGGTGCCGATCTATGGCGATGGCGATCGCTATCGAGCTACCCTGGCCGCCGTCACCCCCCAAGGTGCCCAGGAATTTGCCGCTTTTGAAGCTCGTTTACTGGCGCTGTATCAAGCCCTGCGTCCAATTCCCACCCTGGCTCTTCGAGCCGATTGGCATCTGGCGCTGACCCTGCTCCGTCGCTACCCCGGCGCGTTGCTGAATCTCCTGCCCCATCTGGGAATTCTGCAATCCTCCGTGGGCCAGGTGATGGATCGCACCGTGCGCGACCCTTGGGTGCGGCGATTGATTGATCTGGAATGTTTTCTGCTGTCGGGTCTGCCAGCTCACGGGACAATTGTGCCGGAAATGGCGGTGATGCTGGGGGAGCGATCGCACTCCCAGGTGGACTATCCCAAGGGCGGCAGTGGGGCGATCGTGCAGGCGCTGGTGCGGGGTCTACAGCGTTGGGGAGGAGAGCTGCGGCTGAATACCCATGTGCAAGAGATCTTGGTTCAGCAAGGACGGGCTGTTGGCGTAGGGCTGAAACGCGGTGGTGAGATTCGCGCTCGGACGGTGATTTCCAATGCCACGATTTGGGATACCTACCGGTACCTGCTGCCCCCGGATGCGGTACTTGAATCAGTGCGGCAGGCGGCTCTGGACACTCCTGCCGTCCATAGCTTCATGCACCTGCATTTGGGAATTCGCAGCCAGGGGCTAGAGTCGTTGACGGGACATCACGTGGTGGTGCAAGACGGCCCAGACCTCACCCAGCCAGGTCAAACCTGCATGATCTCGATTCCCTCGGTGTGGGATGCCAGTTTGGCTCCCGCTGGTCATCATGTGATCCATGCCTATACCTTGGAACCCTATGAGCCTTGGCGATCGCTTTCCCCAGATCAATACAACCAGCGCAAACAAGACCGGTCTCAAGTGCTCTACCGGGCCCTAGAGCGGGTGATTCCTGACTTGGGCGATCGCTTGGTCTTGGAACTGATCGGCACCCCCCGCACCCATGCCCGCTTCCTGCGCCGCCATCAGGGTACCTACGGGCCGGCAATCGCTGCTGACCAAGGGCTATTTCCCAGCACCCATACTACAATTCCCGGTCTATACCGCGTTGGCGACAGCACCCTCCCCGG contains:
- a CDS encoding DUF2949 domain-containing protein is translated as MNPLQSKLIRFLQADLDLSDAAIATALRQLNGQLPHLLPMVLWQYGLVTLEQLDSIFDWLETA
- a CDS encoding NAD(P)/FAD-dependent oxidoreductase; amino-acid sequence: MTEQRLQHRDGDYDVVIIGSGIGGLVAGALLARYGKSVVVCESHSIAGGAAHSFERQGFQFDSGPSFYCGLGDRASINPLRQVLDVLGESLEAIAYDPLGHYHFPDRTVPIYGDGDRYRATLAAVTPQGAQEFAAFEARLLALYQALRPIPTLALRADWHLALTLLRRYPGALLNLLPHLGILQSSVGQVMDRTVRDPWVRRLIDLECFLLSGLPAHGTIVPEMAVMLGERSHSQVDYPKGGSGAIVQALVRGLQRWGGELRLNTHVQEILVQQGRAVGVGLKRGGEIRARTVISNATIWDTYRYLLPPDAVLESVRQAALDTPAVHSFMHLHLGIRSQGLESLTGHHVVVQDGPDLTQPGQTCMISIPSVWDASLAPAGHHVIHAYTLEPYEPWRSLSPDQYNQRKQDRSQVLYRALERVIPDLGDRLVLELIGTPRTHARFLRRHQGTYGPAIAADQGLFPSTHTTIPGLYRVGDSTLPGIGIPAVAASGILCANTLVSSSQTADLLAGLSS